The Sediminispirochaeta smaragdinae DSM 11293 genome has a segment encoding these proteins:
- the melA gene encoding alpha-galactosidase — translation MTKVVIIGAGSAMFTKNLVGDLLYYDDMEIDNISLVDIDAEKLAVMEKVTKKIVKQFGRKTVVESSTDRCKVLKDATFVTSTVGVGGVEMYEKDLEIPDKYGLHQCVGDIIGPGGMFRFLRAYPVLLDICKDMERLCPDAYFFNYTNPMAPLCLALNHATSIKVFGFCHNVQSTALQLSAYMGVDRSRVSYWAAGINHMDWFLQLKVDGKDAYPQLKEISKDKEKVKKLWQVEPDYSKYELDPHVRLVDLIRFEVMDNFGKYVSESPFHMGEYCPYFRKNPDMIKEYQVDDRWWLRHEKYTDVYYHKLVGMLESGEDIEVAKTFEYAPEIIHAYVTGKPFRANLNVKNTGLIPNLPADSVVEVACYTDSEGIHPCYVGEIPQQLAALNITNINMHKLMAMAGNEKKLSMIYDAVKMDPLTAAMCTLGQINDMVAELIEANKEYLKDFT, via the coding sequence ATGACAAAGGTAGTGATTATCGGTGCTGGCAGTGCAATGTTTACGAAGAACCTGGTTGGAGATCTCTTGTACTACGACGATATGGAGATCGACAACATTTCTCTGGTCGATATCGATGCGGAGAAACTGGCTGTCATGGAAAAGGTAACGAAAAAGATCGTGAAACAGTTCGGCAGAAAAACTGTTGTTGAATCTAGTACCGATCGATGCAAAGTTCTAAAAGATGCAACATTTGTAACCAGTACAGTTGGCGTCGGTGGTGTTGAGATGTACGAGAAGGATCTTGAAATCCCCGACAAATACGGACTGCACCAGTGCGTGGGGGACATCATTGGTCCCGGGGGAATGTTCAGGTTTCTAAGGGCCTACCCCGTACTTCTCGATATCTGTAAGGATATGGAAAGGCTTTGTCCCGATGCATATTTCTTCAACTACACAAACCCAATGGCACCTCTGTGTCTTGCTCTGAACCATGCAACTTCCATCAAGGTTTTCGGCTTCTGCCACAACGTCCAGAGTACCGCCTTGCAGCTCTCAGCCTATATGGGTGTTGACCGAAGTCGGGTCTCCTACTGGGCGGCCGGTATAAATCATATGGACTGGTTTCTGCAACTGAAGGTGGACGGCAAGGATGCATATCCCCAACTCAAGGAAATCTCCAAGGACAAGGAGAAGGTGAAGAAGCTCTGGCAAGTAGAACCGGATTACAGCAAGTATGAACTTGACCCCCATGTCAGGCTTGTCGACCTCATCAGGTTCGAGGTCATGGACAACTTCGGGAAGTATGTTTCAGAATCACCTTTTCATATGGGGGAATATTGTCCCTATTTCCGCAAGAATCCGGACATGATCAAGGAATATCAGGTGGATGACAGATGGTGGCTGAGGCATGAAAAATACACCGATGTCTACTACCACAAACTTGTCGGGATGCTGGAATCGGGCGAAGACATCGAGGTTGCGAAGACCTTTGAATATGCGCCGGAGATCATTCATGCCTATGTGACGGGCAAACCCTTCAGGGCAAATCTCAACGTGAAGAACACCGGCCTGATTCCGAACCTGCCGGCCGATTCGGTTGTCGAAGTTGCCTGTTACACCGACAGCGAGGGGATCCATCCCTGTTACGTGGGTGAAATACCTCAACAGCTTGCGGCATTGAATATAACCAACATCAACATGCACAAACTCATGGCCATGGCAGGGAACGAAAAAAAGCTATCCATGATATACGATGCTGTGAAGATGGATCCGCTAACAGCCGCTATGTGCACATTGGGCCAGATCAACGACATGGTTGCAGAGCTCATTGAAGCCAACAAAGAGTACTTGAAAGACTTTACCTGA
- a CDS encoding carbohydrate ABC transporter permease encodes MNIFDQGENAVFKGTWKAALFLLPTILILTVFLYFPAWHSLVMSFFRNNLFLGTHTFIGLENYRNLFTGPLAPAFLQSLIQTLLISLLIVFIGISASIFLAIQANKKIKGGTVYRMLLIWPFALSPAVAGTIFLFIFNPEVGIMNTLLDFLFSVKPRWLDSPLLALTLVVFAAVWKYLGYNIVFYLAALQNIPTEPLEAADIDGAGAWRKFFNVLYPLLSPTTFFLVFTNISYAFFETFGLIDILTSGGPVGPPNVLDKTGITTTLMYKVFQDGFGGSSNMGFAAAESVILTIMVGIVAYFQFSSMGKGIHYQG; translated from the coding sequence ATGAATATCTTTGATCAAGGGGAAAATGCCGTCTTCAAGGGGACATGGAAGGCGGCCCTTTTCCTCCTGCCCACCATTTTGATCCTCACTGTTTTTCTCTACTTTCCAGCGTGGCATTCGCTGGTTATGAGTTTTTTCCGCAATAACCTTTTCCTTGGGACCCATACATTCATCGGCCTGGAAAATTACCGAAATCTCTTTACCGGCCCCCTGGCACCGGCCTTTCTCCAAAGCCTGATCCAAACCTTGCTGATCAGCCTCCTCATTGTCTTCATAGGGATTTCCGCTTCCATTTTCCTAGCCATCCAGGCAAACAAAAAGATAAAGGGCGGGACCGTGTACAGAATGCTGCTCATCTGGCCCTTCGCGCTCTCTCCAGCCGTTGCAGGGACCATCTTCCTCTTCATTTTCAATCCTGAGGTCGGTATCATGAACACCCTGCTCGATTTCCTCTTTTCGGTAAAACCTCGCTGGCTCGACTCCCCGCTGCTTGCGCTCACGCTCGTAGTCTTTGCCGCTGTCTGGAAGTATCTTGGGTATAACATCGTTTTCTACCTGGCCGCTCTGCAGAACATCCCCACAGAACCCCTGGAAGCGGCCGATATCGACGGTGCCGGAGCCTGGAGAAAATTCTTCAATGTGCTGTATCCCCTCTTGAGTCCCACCACCTTTTTTCTGGTCTTCACCAATATCAGCTACGCCTTTTTTGAGACCTTCGGGCTTATCGACATCCTCACAAGCGGAGGCCCTGTCGGCCCTCCGAACGTACTGGACAAAACGGGGATCACCACAACCCTCATGTACAAGGTGTTTCAGGATGGCTTTGGAGGAAGCAGCAATATGGGCTTTGCGGCAGCGGAAAGCGTCATCCTGACCATCATGGTGGGGATCGTCGCCTATTTTCAGTTCTCATCCATGGGCAAAGGCATCCACTATCAGGGGTAA
- a CDS encoding ABC transporter permease has product MMKKTLRAAKKQTCIGGNLFQALLPYIGLFLLVLIFGVMTNFTSVSLRNLRLIVQQSYVLIICSIGVFFIMTMGSLDFSQGSIIGVASIAIAFLAQCNLALAVIVGIVIGAAIGFINGFLFVKFKVSSFIVTICTMFIFRGVCAFLTTEKPMSAPMYMYSLDQLYIFVPVVAVILGLGWFLFSGTSFGRKVKAIGAGETAAKFSGIRVASTKIFVYTLAGALAGFAATINTIRVGSITATSGTLLETNIMISLVLGGMPVTGGSKNRFSSVVVGVLLFAVLNNGLALLQIDPNIQQLIRGVLFLAIVVATTDRNVAIVVK; this is encoded by the coding sequence ATGATGAAGAAAACATTAAGAGCAGCAAAAAAGCAAACATGTATCGGGGGGAACCTTTTCCAGGCACTGTTGCCCTATATCGGCCTTTTCCTACTGGTACTGATCTTCGGTGTAATGACGAATTTCACCTCTGTTTCTCTGAGAAACCTGCGGTTGATTGTTCAACAGTCTTATGTCCTGATCATCTGTTCCATCGGCGTCTTTTTTATTATGACAATGGGAAGCCTCGATTTTTCCCAGGGCTCCATCATTGGTGTCGCTTCCATTGCTATTGCCTTCTTGGCGCAATGTAATCTTGCCTTGGCTGTCATTGTCGGAATAGTGATAGGCGCGGCTATCGGCTTCATAAACGGATTTCTATTTGTGAAGTTCAAGGTCAGTTCGTTTATCGTCACGATCTGTACAATGTTTATCTTCCGCGGCGTATGTGCGTTTCTCACGACGGAAAAGCCGATGTCTGCCCCCATGTATATGTACTCACTTGATCAATTGTACATTTTCGTGCCGGTGGTTGCCGTCATACTCGGGCTAGGCTGGTTTTTGTTTAGCGGGACCTCTTTTGGAAGAAAGGTAAAGGCAATTGGGGCTGGAGAGACGGCGGCTAAGTTTTCTGGAATAAGAGTCGCGAGTACAAAAATCTTTGTCTATACGCTGGCCGGTGCCCTCGCCGGGTTTGCTGCGACGATCAACACCATCCGCGTCGGCTCCATAACAGCTACTTCAGGTACATTGTTGGAGACGAATATTATGATTTCACTTGTTCTAGGAGGCATGCCGGTAACGGGAGGTTCTAAGAATAGATTCAGCAGTGTGGTCGTAGGCGTACTATTGTTCGCCGTCTTAAATAACGGTCTGGCCCTGTTGCAGATTGATCCCAATATACAGCAGCTGATACGGGGCGTCTTATTTTTGGCTATTGTGGTAGCAACAACCGATAGGAATGTTGCTATTGTCGTAAAATAA
- a CDS encoding carbohydrate ABC transporter permease, which yields MNKRKKDPVWVHLVLIAAVILVCFPIVFALIKSTQNTEQVLSPSMGIGTSFLHNFKRAFLDYKLWIYMKNSLVISFYVTIGKIILSFLAAFSLVYFKFRGKKIIFIFIIVTLMMPTEVLILGLFNLIANQPAASFLQWASWFFNPVKLLFHPIAYGFGWSNTNLAIIVPFLASATGVFLFIQHFNSVPRSLVDSSRIDGTGPIGFIFHILIPMSWNTIGALALIQFVYVWNQYLWPRVIVRYDANQVVQVGMNKIISIGDSVAWGEVMAGAIIAMIPPLIIFSLLYHAFMKGYALSSNK from the coding sequence ATGAACAAAAGAAAAAAAGATCCCGTATGGGTTCACCTCGTTCTCATTGCAGCGGTTATTCTCGTCTGCTTTCCCATCGTATTCGCGCTCATAAAATCGACTCAAAATACCGAGCAGGTTCTCTCTCCCTCGATGGGGATAGGGACAAGCTTTCTTCACAATTTCAAGCGGGCCTTTCTCGATTACAAGCTCTGGATCTACATGAAAAACTCCCTGGTAATCTCCTTTTATGTTACGATAGGAAAGATCATTCTTTCCTTTCTTGCTGCCTTTTCCCTGGTCTATTTCAAATTCAGAGGCAAGAAAATCATCTTTATTTTTATTATCGTAACGCTCATGATGCCAACCGAGGTGCTGATCCTCGGGCTGTTCAACCTGATCGCAAACCAGCCGGCCGCCAGCTTCCTCCAATGGGCTTCCTGGTTTTTCAACCCCGTCAAACTGCTGTTTCATCCCATTGCATACGGTTTCGGCTGGTCCAACACAAACCTTGCCATCATCGTTCCCTTTCTCGCCTCTGCAACAGGTGTCTTTCTTTTCATCCAGCACTTCAACTCCGTTCCCCGTTCCCTGGTTGATTCTTCCAGAATAGACGGAACCGGCCCAATAGGCTTTATCTTCCACATCCTGATTCCCATGAGCTGGAACACCATCGGAGCCCTGGCGTTGATTCAGTTTGTCTATGTCTGGAACCAATATCTCTGGCCAAGGGTGATTGTCCGGTACGACGCCAATCAGGTGGTTCAGGTGGGGATGAATAAAATCATCTCAATCGGCGATTCAGTGGCCTGGGGAGAGGTTATGGCCGGAGCCATCATCGCTATGATACCGCCCTTGATTATCTTCTCCCTGCTGTATCATGCTTTTATGAAGGGGTATGCGCTGAGTTCCAACAAGTAA